GGTTTGCCGGTCTTGGCACCGTGTTGGTGGTCCTGGCGGTCTTTTCCATTGCCGGTTACAACAATACATCGTTTTATCCGTCTAAATTTGATCTGCAAAGCAGTCTGACTATTGCCAATGCATCAAGCAGTCATTATACCTTGACCGCAATGAGCTACATTGCTCTGGCGATTCCGTTTGTCCTGGCTTACGTCTGGTATGTCTGGAGCCTGCTCGACAAGCGCAAGCTGACGGAAGCGGATCTGTTCGTAGAAGGTAGCGACGAAAAATACTAAGGAGAAAATTATGACGTTCCTTTTGATTGCCGGATGGTTTGCCGTTGTTATCGGCTCCCTGATTGCCTCAGAAATCGTACTTAAAAAACTCAATCTTCTTGATTGATTTCCCCTGGGCGGCGCGGAAGTTTTGCGCCGCCCATTTTTTAAGACTTCCCTCCATTTCGTTTCATTTACCTTTCTTGCTCGTCTCCTTTCGCCGACTTTATTTGCTCAAACCATGTTTGATGCGTGTAGAAAAATTTGACACTTTTTCTTCACTCACGTATACAAGACGACCAATAATATGCTTCGCTGCATGTCATGCTGTGATCATTGCACAATAAAACCCTGTCCAATAAAAAAGGTCTTACCATGAATTTGAAACCTGAAATGATTGATCAACTCGAACGGGTCCTCAGCTCAGTTGAACAACTTCTCCCCAAACCGGTCCGCTCTGTTGATTGGGCCAATTGTCCCGCTGCCAACTGGCGTCGCCACTCGTTTTCCGGTTTCCTCGAACCGGTTAAGGTGACGGATACCACTCGGCTGGAGGAGTTGCTGGGTGTTGAAGAGCAAAAAGAGATCCTGGTGAATAACACCCGTCAGTTTATTGCCGGTCTTCCTGCGAATAATGCTCTGTTGTGGGGATCCCGCGGTACCGGTAAATCTTCACTGGTAAAAGCTCTTCTCAACGAATTCTCCGCCAAAGGCCTGCGTGTTATTCAGGTCGAGAAGGAAGACTTGATCTATTTGTCAGAGATTTTCGCAGCCGTTGAAAATGAGCCGTACCGCTTTATCCTGTTGTGCGATGACCTGACTTTTGAGGTTGGTGAATTGAGTTACAAAATGCTCAAAAGTGCTTTGGATGGCTCAGTGTATTCCGCCCCGGAGAATGTGTTGATCTATGTCACTTCCAACCGTCGGCACCTGTTGCCTGAATATGAAGGCGACCACCTCGGTGGCAAATATGTCAAAGGGGAGTTGCAGCAAAGTGAAGCGATGGAAGAGAAGGTTTCCTTGTCGGATCGCTTCGGTCTGTGGATTGCGTTCCATGTTTTTACTCAGGATCGTTATCTCGATGCGGTACGTTTATGCGTGGAGCGCTTTGGTCGCGAGCGCCATATTGATATCCCGTGGAGTAAGTCTCTCGAAATGGACGCCATCCAATGGTCGCATGATAAGAGTAAGCGTTGCGGCCGCACTGCGTTCCAGTTTGCTAAAAACTGGGTAGGGCGCTATCTGCTCCAGCAACAGCAAAGTGCTCAATAATAATAGCGTTTATTCTGACACACCTTGTTTTCTTTCAGCCGCAATCTTCGGATTGCGGCTTTTTTTATCTAACATGATGGCCTAACATGCTTAAATTATAAGCTTAGATGAGCTGAGGTGTTATAATTTGCCACTGTGAAATGATCTAGGGGGGGATATGTCGGAAGTGTATGCACGTAGCTGGT
This is a stretch of genomic DNA from uncultured Desulfuromonas sp.. It encodes these proteins:
- a CDS encoding ATP-binding protein; this translates as MNLKPEMIDQLERVLSSVEQLLPKPVRSVDWANCPAANWRRHSFSGFLEPVKVTDTTRLEELLGVEEQKEILVNNTRQFIAGLPANNALLWGSRGTGKSSLVKALLNEFSAKGLRVIQVEKEDLIYLSEIFAAVENEPYRFILLCDDLTFEVGELSYKMLKSALDGSVYSAPENVLIYVTSNRRHLLPEYEGDHLGGKYVKGELQQSEAMEEKVSLSDRFGLWIAFHVFTQDRYLDAVRLCVERFGRERHIDIPWSKSLEMDAIQWSHDKSKRCGRTAFQFAKNWVGRYLLQQQQSAQ